The sequence below is a genomic window from Chryseobacterium foetidum.
TGATCCCAAAGATACGCGTTTCAGATCTTCTGCAATGATTACCTCCGATGAAGGAAAAAAAATCCTCATCGACTGCGGACCCGATTTCCGCCAGCAAATGCTCCTCAACAACGAAGGACACATCGATATCGTTTTGATTACCCATGAGCACAACGACCACGTGATCGGGCTGGATGACATGCGCCCGCTGATTTTCAAAACCGGAAAAAACATGCCTGTTTACTGCCTTGAACGTGTCGGACAGGAAGTAAAAAACAGATTTCCCTATGCTTTTGCAGACGTAAGATATCCCGGAGCTCCGGCTTTTGACCTGCACTCAATCACCAATCGGAAATTCACTTTTGCAGATGCAGAGATTGACCCGATTGCGGTAAATCATCACACACTTCCGATTTTAGGTTTTAAATTTAAAAAACTGGCCTACATTACCGACGCCAGCTCGATTACCGATAAAGAAAAACTGCGGGATCTGGACATCCTGATTGTAAACTGCATCAGAAAGTTTGATCCACATCCTGCCCATTTCATTTTACCTGACGTGATAAAACTGCAGCAGGATTTTAAACCAAAAAAAATATTTCTCACGCACATCAGCCATCATTTCGGGCTCTATTCTGTTGAGGAAGAATTACTTCCGGAGGGAATCCATCTTGCCTACGACGGTTTGGAAATAAATTTC
It includes:
- a CDS encoding MBL fold metallo-hydrolase, producing MKLKFLGTGTSQGVPVIGCECEVCKSADPKDTRFRSSAMITSDEGKKILIDCGPDFRQQMLLNNEGHIDIVLITHEHNDHVIGLDDMRPLIFKTGKNMPVYCLERVGQEVKNRFPYAFADVRYPGAPAFDLHSITNRKFTFADAEIDPIAVNHHTLPILGFKFKKLAYITDASSITDKEKLRDLDILIVNCIRKFDPHPAHFILPDVIKLQQDFKPKKIFLTHISHHFGLYSVEEELLPEGIHLAYDGLEINF